GCTGCACGTTTCACAACAGAAATAACACAAGGTGCCTTTTTTTAAGGTTGATGTTGCTTTACAGGAACAAATTTTCATGCTTTCAAGATTATATGCTTAGAATTATAGGTTTTATATCAGGCAGGTTTTTCATTCATAAATATAAGAGAAAATGCTTAGCAATTGCCATTTTATTGTCCACGTAGCAACCATTTAATTGAAAATTGTATCATTATTATACACAAGGCGTGTTTTTAATGAGATTCTCAGATACCTAATAttgattcaaacttttgaaggTTCAAAAGCGTGGCTCTGTGGGAAGATGTATTGATGTAAACCGTTACAAAGGGTATGATGACCTCAGGCATGATCTTGCCCTCATGTTTGGAATTGAAGGGCAACTACAAGATCCACAACGTAATGAATGGAAACTTGTTTATGTGGATCATGAAAATGATATTCTTCTTGTTGGAGATGATCCTTGGGAGTAAGTGACCCCCAAATCTGCTTTAGTGTGTATTGATTCTCCAGTTTTAAACAacacattttttgttttatcagtGTTTTTTAACTACACATTTTTTATTGGTCTCAGGGAATTCGTAAGCTGTGTTCAAAGCATAAAGATATTGTCATCTGCTGAAGTAGAGCAGATGAGTTTGGATGGGGATCTGGGTCCCATCCCAGGGGTTCAAAATCAAGCCTGTCGGCTGTAATGGGATGGATGGTGGTGGTGCATGGAGGGTATGACGATAACTCTGCTGGCTCATATGATCGATGAGGGTTCCAAGATTGAAAATGAAGTGGTTCCTTTGACTCAACTCTGGGTTCTTAAAGACTATCTGAGACTAGTTGGCCTCATCTAGCTCTAATAGAAGATGAGAAAGGAGAGCAGTGAAGTGTTATTCTGTAACCAGAGAATGCTGCTAATAACAAAGGCAGAGAGGAGAAATATGTTGGTAGTCTTGGAGTGATGTCGATCATTAAAATGCTATTGTTCTTGGGTAAGCTGGAGCTTAAAATGGCAGCACACCTTATTTAGAAGTGATTTATAAGGTGTTAAGGTGTGCAAGTTCTATGCACTAATATTGAAAAAACTGGCCTCATATATGAAACCCAAGGGAAAAAACTTCATTTTAAGTGGTGGGTGGTgggttttaacttttttcaaaatgagtgggCTGAACTTGTATATCATAGGACTGTAATAGCATTGCTACTTTCATAGCTGTTTGTATATATGCTAACAAAAATAGAGACAATGTGGAATTGAAGAATTTCTAGTAGTTGTAGTTTGATACCCGACCAGATATATAGATCATGCACCATGCTTTAATGCTAATTGTAAGTTTTGTAGCCAGTACTTCTCCCCcactcccaaaaaaaaagaagaaagaaaggagaaacaTACTAATAGtactgatctctctctctctctctctctctctctctctctctctctctcctgaaaTTTTCCCACTATAACAGCTTGCGTTTACAAAAACGATGGGGGCACTAGGGTAAACTAAAGCCATAAATCACTGCATTTTCCTTGAGGGTAAGTCTTTTCCCAGAGGACTTGAATGCGTTTCAACTCCTCTAGAAGCAAAATAACGTTGACCAAATTGCTACATCACACGCAAGTTGAGAAGAGAGTATGCTAgctaaaattgatatttgataaAGCGTTCACGCCCAAATGGAAACGCGAGAGGAGAGTAGGGTCATCTTCTCTGTTCTGGTACTCCGCCCTTTTTTGTTATGTGTGGAGGGAAATGGTAGTTAAAGTAGTTAATTGAGGGGGAAACGATCTAAGAAGTAATGTAGAAGACCTGAAAAACGGTGCACATGGATTAATGAGGTAACGAAATGGTGCGTAGCGAGTTAGTGAAAGGGCGAGTTTTGGAAAGAGTCAAATTTAGTATTTCTGTTAGAAGTTAAATGATGTGTTTTGTATTTTCAGTAAAACGGTGCATTTTAAGTcatttgttagttgtataaaaaCGTGGGAGAGAATTGATGAAGGCATCTGAAGTGTATTGTGATTCTTGAAGTGGAGGTTGAGTTTTCCTTGAATAAAACTCAATTTCTggattcttctttctttctttccattttccaTTCTGTTCTTTCTTCGTATATCTCAAATTCCCTAACAGTTGGTATTAGAGCCATTTCAAGAGATGATGAATGATGTTTTTAAGCCCCATCTAAAAGAGTTTGTCCTTGTATTTGTTGATGACGTACTCGTGTATAACAAGTCCTATTCTACCCATTTGAAGTATTTTAAGGCTAGTATTGGACACATTGAGTTAGCACAAGCTATTTGCTAAGATGTCTAATTGTAGATTTGGGGTGGCTGAGGTGGATTATTTGTGGCATCTCTTATCAAGTTCTAGGAGTTGATCCTGCTAAAATCACTTCCATGATGGAATGATTCCAAATTCCTTGAAATCCTTGAGGGGGTTTCTTGGACTTATTGGgtattataagaaatttatcaAAGGATATGGATTTATTGCAGCATCTTTGACAATCCTCTTGAAAAAGAATGCATTTGATTGGTGtgaatcaatagaaatagcatttaGAGAATTGAAACAAGCTGTGACACAACCACCAATGTTGAGACTACCAGATTTCTCTAAGCACTTCACAATGGAGTGTGATGTGGTACTAATTTGGGAGCAGTTCTTATGCAAGAGGGTCAACCAATTACTTACTTCAACATTGTTGTTAAGGAAAGATGTTTATTATTGTTGACTTATGAAAAAGAGCTATTGGCATTGGCCACTACTGTTTAGAAGTGGAGACCCTACTTGCTAGGTTAATCATTCAAAATTAAAACTGACCAACAAGCATTTAAGTTCCTATTAGATCATAATGTGTGTACAAAAGCTCAACAAAAGTGGATCACAAAGTTGCTGGGACtacaagaaagagaaagagaataaaataacttaCGGGGTTTCAAGGAGAGAGGAGGAGCATAATGCCAGTTTGGCACTGATTTTTTTCCCTACCCCTTTATGGAATGATAAATTGAAGGCTAGTTATGCACTATCTCCACAGATGCTACATATATGACAAATTGCAAGCTGGAGTGGAATTTGACAAACACTATTCTGTGCAACAAGGGATGTTGCATAGGAAAGAGAAAGTGGTGTAGTGCCTTCTTCCCCTTTCAAAGACAAAATTATGCAGTATATACACAACAACCCATAGTCTAGGCATGTAGGGTATCATAAAACTCCACAAAATGTCAAACTAGATTTTAATTGGAGGAAATGAGAGGAGACATAAGGAGGTTTGTTGAAGAGTGGGATGATTGTCAAACTATAGAGCATGAGACACTTCCCCCTGCAGGGTTGTTGCAACCCTTGCCTATGCTAGTTTTACTTTGGATAGACATTTCAATGGATTTCATTGAAGGTCTATTATTGTCTCACGAattgagtataattttttatgtgattgacAGACTTACAAAACATGCACGTTTCTTCAAACTTGCTCATCCCTATACAACAATGAGAGTGGCCTAAGTTTTCTTTGCTGGGGTTTTCAAACTCCATGGTATGCCTAAGTCCATAGTTTCAAACAGGGACCCTATCTTCATAAGTTCATTTTGGAATGAGTTGTTCCAACTATAGAATACTACCTTGGCATTTAGTTTTGCCTATCACTTGCAGACTGATAGCCAAACTGAGGCTCTTAATAAGTGTGTAGAGACTTATTTGAGATACTACATTGGGTCCAAACCAAGAGATTGGAGTTTGTGACTTCCAATGGATGAATCGTGCTACAACACCACAGTCCATTCTTCCATGAGATATTCCCCATTTGAGGCACTGTTTAGTTATCCAccccttttgtcatatgtccaTGGGACAACTATCAATGAGGTCGTGGATCTAGAATTGAGGACTAGGGATAAGCTAATGGGGCTTTTGAAGGAGAATTTGTAGAGAGCATATCAAAGAATGAAGTTTTTTGCAAATAAGAAGAGACTTGACATAACTTTTGAAGAGAGAGATTAGGTTTTCTTAAGGCTACAGCTTTATAGATAGAAAATAGTGGCTTTGCACCTAGGGGtgtaaacaaaaaaccaaaaaaccggTTGAACCAGACTGGACCAAGTGGGCTCAGTCTTGTTAGTAACTGGTCCAATGAGGTACTGGTTTTTAAGAACTACAACTGGTCTTAACCCAGTGCGGTAttggttttcatattttgaaaaccaGTTTAAACTGAACCagattggtatatatatatttttagttttttatattatataatatatattatatgctaaattgctaattaatataaaatgaaattctaatcttattattcaagtttattaatcttataacataaaattaatataacatttgatataagtTAGACCTACTTATAGTATAATTAGACACTAATTATACTATTCTAGTCTTATTATTCAAGTTTATTAATCTCACTTGTAAGTTAGATATTActtatattatactagtataattgaGCATTAATGAATTagtaattgttaataataaatattaaattctaacaattaagtttagtattgaaaaaattataatattaaactttAAATCGGAAAACTGGATTAGACAAGatccaaaaaaattgaaagtttcaaTTTTAGTTATGAATCGGTCCGTAtcaattcttaaattttcaaaattagtgTATACCTATTCAGTTCTAAAGTTTGTTCAAAATTGGACCAAAacagaccggttacacccctatctATGCCACAATTTGAAGCTGGCCCCTTGTTATTATGGTTCCTTTCAAATTATAGCCAAGGTAGGGATTGTAGCTTATAAGGTTAATCCACCAACAACATTAAAGATACACCTTGTTTTTCATGTTTCATGCCTCTAAAAGTTGGGCCAGAACATTACACTTCTACCATCCTTATCGCCTGTTGACAAGGCATGATTCAACTAGAACCAAAAGCTATTTTGGATAGGCAtatgaaaaaagttgaaaatcatGCAATGACtgaagttctaattaattggAGTGGCACTCTTCCTTAGGACAGTATTTGGGAATCCTTAGGGAAACTGAGAGATCTTTacctcaccttgtgggcaaggtcttGTAGTGGAGAAGGAGCTCAGCCATGAGTCAGCCATGTGGTTAAGGCTCTTTGAAAAAGGGGAGAATTTTATGCGTGGAAGGAAATGGAAGTTAATGTAGTtaattgaagagaaaatgatcgAAGAAGTAATGCAGAAGACCTGAGGCCAAAACAGTGCTCATGGATTAATGAGGCAACGAAACGGTGTGCAGAGAGCCAGTAAAACGACAAGTTTTGGAAATGGTCTAATTTATTCTTCTTCTAATTGCGTTTGATttctaaattcatctcaatttatttaatcattataattttttcaactttcaatataaaatataataaacaattcaactttttcaaattataaaataataataatattaaaaaataatattttatttaatttttatcttaactcactatttAAAATCACGATCtcgtttatttttaaaaatgagatgagataaattaaaataaattaaataaaatattattaaaatatattatttttttattaaaatttgaaaaaattatattaaaatttaaaaaaattaaattatttattttattttatataggaatttaaaaaaattataatgattaagataagatgagatgaaaattctgTAAAAATGAACAAATGTATTGTGATTATTAAAGTGGAGGTTGAGTTTTCCTTGAATAAAACTCAACTCTTGAttgttctttctttcatttttttcaattttccattTTATTCTTCGAATTCCCCACATTTTTGctcgtaaaaaaataaatatgctaCCAGATTTGacaaaacaagctcaaataCATGCAGAGCCTTGCATGGATGGATTGGCCATTCTAGAGATGCATGCATTCAATACCAAATGGACCTGGCATTTTAACCAGGCACGTAACCAAAAAAGACCGTAATTTGACACAGCACTGCAATCAACATACTCTATGGGCAACTACATTCAAAATCCATATGGTTTGGGGGCAGCCTCACCAAAAGAAATTCCCGTTACATTCCACGCACATTTTTCATTTAGATTATTGTTTTCCCACAGGGCCTCGAGCACATTTAACTGGCAGCTAAGAAAGAACAGCAATAACATCTGAAGCCCTCAAAGCAATGTAATCCAATCCATCTTTACCCTTAAAGTCGTTCCCAGCATATTTGGAGTACATAACTGTGTTCCCAGGGGTGAGGGATAATGGTTTCCTGTTGCCCTCCTCATCGAGAGTACCGGGCCCAACCGCAACCACCTATCACATCCAAGGCAAAATACACACCAGGTATCAATCTCATCCTAATACAATCCtttcataaaaaatgaaagCGGAAGATGCTATAATCCCCTTACTGTGCCGATGGAAGGTTTCTCTTTGGATGCTTCCGTCAGCAACAGACCTCCAGCAGTTTTTGCTTCAGCCTCAGCAACCTGCACTCaaagttcgaacgtaaaatgtaGAATGCCAGAATTAACTTGAGGTACTAAGAGAAGCACGCAAGAACCATAAAAAGAACTAAAGCAGAGATAACAGGCAGGACACATCATGTGCAGGTACCTACTTCCTACTTACAGCAACAACGCACATACAAGTGCAAAACCCCATTACACCCATTTCCAGGATTATTTATCCAGTTTATGCCAAAGGCAGCTTACTGATAACAACAAAGGATTAAAACCATCATATGGACATTATGATTTATGCTTTTCAGAAATCAAAAATataaagtttatgaaaatatgTGTAATGGACATGAAAGGTATGCAAACCTTGATTAAAACTCTATCATTCAGGGGTTTGAGATCTTTCACATCATCTGTTTCAAGAATACCAACAATATCATCGTCCTTCAGAATAAGATGCTTTGAACCATTGAACTCCAGCTCAGTCCCAGCGTACTTAGAATACACAACTTGGTTGCCAGTCTACAAAAAAGATGAATTGCAGAAAGGAATAAACAATGGGAACTGGCAAATACAcaccaattttttaaattccgcTCAGGTGATCATTCCAGTTTAGGCATTGGAACATACTATTTCAGTAACGGTGCGTTCCGggattagttatatatatatatatatactgataattaataaaataaatacatgagTATGTAAGTATGCATCatgcatgtatgtgtgtgtgtatatatggaagaattgaagatttttataaaaagaatataagttaaataaaaaaagtagacATTGGTGTTAAAagactataaaaaaaatcacaaacttgagttgagacacaaaaagaaacaaagaaagagttgagaaattattataaatgagatttaaaaaaggaaCATAAATGGCTTTTATtacacacatatatgtatacatatatacacgAAGAAGTCCACTGAtcggaaaaggaaaagaaaaatttacctTGACACTGAGGTCCACTTTGGTCTTCCCGACAGTTTTACCCTCTCCAATTGCAACCACCTCACCTCCTTGAGGCTTTGTTTGAGCAGTTGTTGGAAGTAAAATGCCTCCCTCAGTTGTTTCTTCTGCAGTTTTGATCTTCACCAACACTCTATCGCCCAAAGGCTTAATCGATGTGTACTGCAGAAATGAGAACATAGAACTATGACTTTAGAGAAACCAAGAAATTAAGAATCCAATAAGTACTTGAATTTATCAGAGTTCAAAATGTAGATacacaacttttttttaatggtaaacCAAAAAATGTAGA
The genomic region above belongs to Carya illinoinensis cultivar Pawnee chromosome 4, C.illinoinensisPawnee_v1, whole genome shotgun sequence and contains:
- the LOC122307883 gene encoding 20 kDa chaperonin, chloroplastic-like; translated protein: MATAQLTVSSISTRNLASFQGLRPTEAAKFGPSVGHLTVGRGLSLRSFKGLVVKAATVVAPKYTSIKPLGDRVLVKIKTAEETTEGGILLPTTAQTKPQGGEVVAIGEGKTVGKTKVDLSVKTGNQVVYSKYAGTELEFNGSKHLILKDDDIVGILETDDVKDLKPLNDRVLIKVAEAEAKTAGGLLLTEASKEKPSIGTVVAVGPGTLDEEGNRKPLSLTPGNTVMYSKYAGNDFKGKDGLDYIALRASDVIAVLS